In the Candidatus Methanoperedens sp. genome, GCTATATTAAGAGCATTGATAAATGATAAAATATGCAAAGAGATGCGGCATGATACTTGAATACATAAATGCGGCGCTTGAAAAAGCAAAATATGAGATAATTGAAGATGATGAACCCTATTACGGGGAGGTTCCAGGACTAAAAGGGGTCTGGGCAACCGGCAAAAACCTGGAAGAATGCAGAAGAAATCTTGCCGAAATAATAGAAGGATGGATAATTCTCAGATTAAAAAAAGGACTTCAAATCCCTTCAATCGGTGGTATAAAATTTGAAGAGCCAAGGGTGATGGAATCTCTTGACAAAATTGATGCCAGTGTCATGGAAACAGCTTGTTAAGAGATTAAAGGAATTCGGATTCGAAGGTCCATTCTCTGGTGGGAAGCATCCGTATATGTTAAAAGGCGATCTTGTTTTAACGTTACCTAACCCTCATAAAAAAGAGATTGGGGTTGACCTGCTATCCCGCATATTAAAACAAGCCAACATAAAGAAGCAAGAATGGCTAAAATGATTTCATGTAAGAATAATTCTGCGCCGTCTGTTTTTTACTCGCCAAAAAATTCCATATTCTGTAAATTATGCTCCTTCGCCAGAGTGTATAGCATCATGAGCGGCCCATACGTCCTTGCCCTGCAAATCCCTTTTATATCTCTGAAAAGACTGCGTCCGATCTCTTTATCGAACTTGCCCATTTTATCAATGGGCAGGATTACAAAAAGTCTTGTTCTCTGGCCTGACCTATGAAGGTCAAGAAGCCTCCCCAGTCCTTTTGTCACATCAGTCGTATGCTCAACTTCAAAAGCGAATTCAGGCACAAGCATATCGGTATCGCCGCCAAACCATAAAACGTCTATATGGCTCACAATCTCCACGACTTTTGGATGAAATACATCCCTTTGAAATTCTTTTATGGTGGCGACTTCTTCAATAGGCATGTTCATGAACTTCTTCTTTGCATCATTGATCGCTGCTGAGGTCTCATAACCGTATATTTTCCCAAGCTCAAGCAGCATCCCCTGTACATCCTCATGTCCCGGGTTCGGGTTCTTTTTCGGGTCGAATTCCTGCAGGGGTTTTTCTTCCCTGAGATTCCATATACCGCTGCCTTTTTCTTCCTGATAAAAAATGCTGTATTGCTGTAAGGTGCGTCTTACGGTGTCTCTCCATGTTGGATTTGTTTCGGTTTTCGGGTGACCTTTTATTTTTGAGTAAATATCGTCAAGATGGCCTGAGTTGCCGATTTCTAAAAGAGCTTCCTTTACAACGTCTTTCCATGTCAGTTTACTCTCGTTCTTCATTTGCTGACTTAAATAAAATTCTTTGATCTTAATGGTTTCGAGGGTGACGTAGATTTCCTGCAATAGGAGTTTATTGCTCACGTTGCACTGTTTTTCCGTGAAGTGGTTACTTCGGGAACATATCGGCGCCGGGAGTTTAATATTTTAAGAATAATAAATCAGTGATGTTTTGATGGGACACGGATTGCACGGTGGATGCGCACAGATTCCGTATCCGTGAATATCCGTCCAATCCGTGCCATCCGTGTTCCAGTCGTTGAAGGATATTCTTTCAATACCATGTGGCAAAAGGCAAAGCGCCGCAGTGATTATCTTTGC is a window encoding:
- a CDS encoding type II toxin-antitoxin system HicB family antitoxin, with translation MILEYINAALEKAKYEIIEDDEPYYGEVPGLKGVWATGKNLEECRRNLAEIIEGWIILRLKKGLQIPSIGGIKFEEPRVMESLDKIDASVMETAC
- a CDS encoding type II toxin-antitoxin system HicA family toxin, yielding MTKLMPVSWKQLVKRLKEFGFEGPFSGGKHPYMLKGDLVLTLPNPHKKEIGVDLLSRILKQANIKKQEWLK